The genome window AAGTACACATATTTAGTGATAATTTCagtctcgtaaaaaaaatatgaagaatacCTTGAATGCAACTTAAATAAAGTGAAAGAATCGTGAAACTTGAAAGGAGCAGACGCATAGCATAATCCATCATGATCGTTTCTTGACAATAACTgacacaaagaaaatttgagtGAAAAAGCGATGCCGGCACGATGATACGAGGCTCCAATCACAGCTGATTACAACCTGAATAGGGGCGTAAAGACGTGTTAGCTTTCCATTGGTCACAATTCACATTCCACGTGTTTACGTCTGACATTAGACAgagatactttatttattttttataaatatatatatttttcatacatgagaattatcaatttctaatataaatattaatttgagagagataataataaaatgaaaaaaataatcaatttaaaaaaatatatattttattaatatttttacaagaaagatatatatatatttaaaaaagataagagaaaaacttaatttttttttttctattaatttttgtctctcttcttgttcataatatatatatttataatatattttgatataatgcaaatttatttatgcatattttattacattattaatgaaagaggaaacaaattaattactaaattttagttctaaatatttttatgaaaattctaaaatttaattaaatttttttagttgaaaaagaaatatacagaTAAGATTTTTGTATCGTACAAAGTGTGACAAAGAATGTATagtgtacaaaataatttttaaattggaagaggtaaatatataatgtaacacaatttatatataataaatatatttttttatactacatTGGAcccatattcattatttaaatgctTTACATACTAATGTCTTCCTccaatttaacaattattaaaatttatattttatagatatggacttttcttgattattttacatatataaagatgaACTCTATAATTGacagaatattataaagtgaaatattatatctatcatattttatatatctcataatatattaaaaagcatGCAAGAATTATAAGGAAGACAcacacataaattaatataaagaacttATATCATTCGAcattagtaaattttattatttattagaaaaatgcaatgtataaattaactaatttttatataatgcttttgtaaaaaatatttttcctcttataccttattcaataattatatcttaacattacgtaatattttatcttgggtttaaaaattttatcaaagcaaataattgatatttgcaAAACGTATCTTGTTTCCAATACGATTTAGATACAAAgtattttagagaaaagttGAATGTGCCTCTTTTCAGAAAAACTTTCATATGTTCATAAAAATGCAACAAGAAATTATCCAAATATAGCATTGCTATGTTGCATTGTTCAAATATAGCGCATATCttgtttcaataaataaatgacaaaaatggCATCATATCATTAGTATTCAATGAGTTTTGGACGGGTTTTAACATAAATGTACGCTGctattatcacaaatattGCAGCTATAGTGGGCAATACAACTGTGAACACTCTCTGCTTATTCTCCAGGAATTCCTTTTTTCGTTCTTTTTTCTGTTTGTTGGTCTCTTTCGTCTTTCCCTTTAACTGCCTCATGTTTTTGTCactgaaaattaatgaaattgtattaattgtaaaaatttacttgtgtataattcttattatattaatatttgataaatcaatggaaagaatgtatataaatatcaaaagtatgttttactctcttaatgttttttaataattaaacaagcatttaattattaaaaaaagaataaaattttataaaatatcaaagcgGCATAGGGttcttaattacaataaaaactcAGAATGTATACTTATTGGAAAACAACAATCGCGAAACAAACTTTACTTGTCGCACATATGTTTTGTGACACTTTCTGACACCGACAAGTCTACGCGCGCggactttataaaataaattaaaaaccgcataaaatgtgttttaatcTTGCCACAAACGAATtgagaaacataaaaaaaaaaaaccgatacCTTGGACCTCACTCGCAGCGAACGGATACGAGAAAGTCCGAAAAGACAAGGCCACACGTTCGTCAGTCGCTAGTACAAATTAGATTTGCGTACATGACACGTAGCGAAACGGTTGGCACGGAGATGCACCAGCTGAGCTATCACTTCCGTAGAAACAGGTGATTGCGTCAAGTACGTTCAGAAAACGGATATTTGGAACATATTTTCTCGCCACTTTAGGGTAACATTACATTCACAcgacaaaatatttgtcaaaggTATACCGATTGGTTATCGCCTAGAGAATTTTTAGTCTCTATTTAGtcctttaaaaattctctatttGATAAAAACCAATTGTCTGATAGAAATCGTCATTTTTCATACGACGTTTTTGCGATACATTAGCGCCAACTAGATCCATTTTAGAGCCGGTAGAGTTACATGACTAGATCCGTTTTTCGATGCCATGGTAAAAGGACTGATTTGGTTCATGTCTATACTAGACCCATAATTGTGGTCTGAAAAGTACAGAAATATTATgggtttattaatatatttcattacattttaatttaactgcgcgtaaactttttttattttaatgtgttatgaataacaataaaaattattaaaatataattttatgtatatatatattattattattattaaaatatatatattttttacaaaattattaaaccatTATGCATAATACACCATAATTCATATTagagattatttttcacataaataatcgttaacattattgatatatataatttttattataaaaaaatatattatttattataattatataaaaataaatagaatcatTATACACATACAGAGCAAGTCATAAGAAAAgtgtacttatatattttgtaaccgCGTTTCACACGTATACgctttgaataataatattattttaattgaggAATTTAATGTAGTTTGGAATCACttgatgtacatattttagtgcgtcaaattttatcacataGTATAATacgtatttgttattgtctggcgcgaggaaaaagagagcgagagagagcgagagagagcgagagagagagagaaagagagagagagggagagagagagagagagagagagcatactcgaccttctccttgacgtcacgcattccgtagtaagagaggggagaaCGCCGCGTACGTGACAAGCGACAGCCGTGAGCCATTCATTAAGAGTCCGGCGGGCGTACGGTGCGCACGTGCTTTTACTCCAGCGCCGGCACGTGCGTCTCGTGTCCGGTCATCTCGAGATCGAACGCGCCGTAAACGCGTTTCgcgcgacgataatatacgataacaatattaaataaaacttaacatgttaaaagttaaaatatgtCTAAAAGGATTTCGAAATCcgtaaataagataataacatTCGGCCTCGATGAGatatagcgcgctattgtttatatttgtcaTCTCGGGTTCGTCGCGATCGCGGTCGTGTTTCCGTTCATTTAATATCCTGATTTTGATCACGAAATTGGTGTCGAGAATCGTATCTGATGCCGACGAAATGGAATTCTCTCAGCGTTGCTTTCCagtgaaaaatgattgattgaaGATGTCCAATCGATGTCGTTTGTCGgcgttttttcaattatcgtCATTTCTCACTGGGCAATAACGTTTACACGCTTCAGTATCGCAGCTAAGGTGAATGCCGACCGCGTAGGTAGACGTATGATTCAGTATAAAGAGATACATGAACGCGCAATTAATATTGAGCTAACGCTCGATAATcatgggattttcgatcgttccgaaattcgggagtgccgtcaaagtatcgcgcgtaaaaatgCGGAAGTGCCgtcaaactatcgcgcgtttttacttttgtacggtATAAGATATTGTGCGATTTaacaataacaaattaaacaaatttaaaaaaatatatcgcgcgTGTAAAACAAAGTTCCTGACAACCCTGACATCTGAGAGGAtgaggaggcctaggagaaGCATCCTGCACCGGCGGAGCATCCCTAgggtaagtattattatttgtatattaattattataaatgtacacgaattaatttgatttatttatttaaatgattttaacaaGAGAGATATTCAGAGAGAAAAActcttaaataaatcttttttaagtttttatttaaaaaatagtttttttagaatttataaaagtattttatatttacctaCTTATTGTACACATCGAATATGAAATTTGGtgagtacaataataatttcttgaatatgaattattttaaatgctgctataatttggactttatatttgtatattacagACAACGTAGCTTCAATATCAAtaactccgctgttgcgcatcatTGTCGGTGAGTGgcaaacttttattttgaagCAACGGATTTGTAGATTGTGTAGATAGATTTATAGATTTGTAGATAAATCTgttgctttaaccctcggacggTGGAATAGCCGCGTGCATAGCGGACTCTgatctaaattgtaaattctaaattgtaaaaaatttctttttgtacctATTATAttccaagaaaatattttatattatatttttcatttttttaacttttgttaaactagatatactatttgtatacatataaaaattgaaagaaaaggaaaaatatttttaaaataaaaatgcatggtatttattgcaattttatgcaTGATAcacgtgaaatatttatttcaattatatataaatatgagttttataaaatagttttaaagcTACAGATCTTTAATGTCCCGCCGACAGAGGCTTTAGatgcatgctaatatatatactaaatatatattttattatttgtgttttgtatttgtattttgcgACTTTTGAGGACTGAACAACGTACGGTGTCTAAAAAATGATCGCACTATCGTAACGATTATAACGATCGTAATATCTTGCGATTTTAAACGTCGTTGAATAAAAGTAGTCTTATTTGTCgacgataattattaatcggcaataaaaaggattatttttctatttttgtaattaaaggATTATTGTTCTTCTTTCTCGACCCTTAGCTCGTAGAACTCAAGTCAAAATGAGTATATTAGCCAGAAGCAATAAAAGTAGGTTCAACTGGATTGAAAAGTGCGTGGTCAATAGTGGCCAAAATGCGTGGAAGAGATATATGAGATCGCGAGAGTTTCCAAATCTTATgttattatgaattttcaatTAGGACTCCCCAAATTGCTTCATTACGAGTTTTTGCTGGTTTGAGGTCTATTCTAGAGCTATTAGAATctgttaaaagagaaaataaaatttaatttaataaaataaattttcaagttagaaaatttcataaaataaaataaaatttgaaagtataaaattaaatttatttttaagagaaaaagatataaaaatgtaagattttgaataataaatgaaataatttaataatagcaaataatgaataattaaatgaaaaattaattaaacaatccGTAggttat of Anoplolepis gracilipes chromosome 8, ASM4749672v1, whole genome shotgun sequence contains these proteins:
- the LOC140668662 gene encoding single-pass membrane and coiled-coil domain-containing protein 4 homolog isoform X2: MRQLKGKTKETNKQKKERKKEFLENKQRVFTVVLPTIAAIFVIIAAYIYVKTRPKLIEY
- the LOC140668662 gene encoding single-pass membrane and coiled-coil domain-containing protein 4 homolog isoform X1, with the translated sequence MRFLIYFIKSARVDLSVSESVTKHMCDNDKNMRQLKGKTKETNKQKKERKKEFLENKQRVFTVVLPTIAAIFVIIAAYIYVKTRPKLIEY